A single region of the Pseudomonas solani genome encodes:
- a CDS encoding Bcr/CflA family efflux MFS transporter: protein MDATRRSGLLLALLIVLCGLGEMSTQLLLPSLAAIEHGLAAAPGSSLVALSVFVGAFGVGQLFFGPLSDRIGRKPVLLAGVATYVLASLWMAFAHSMPEFIAGRALQGLGACAALVVARAIVRDVWREKAGPIMALTVIGMLCTIMLSPVIGGLIAAKAGSWRAVVVATVIIGILALLACTLLYRESNQARDPLAGRLATLAGNYRALLKGAEVRAFSFAIAGTYGAMFCVIAGSSRVFVGQLGLSPTQYGLVFGGIVSGLIAGAILSNRLIMKWGPARLVGVGTALVAGGALLTLAILLAAGPSVPGLLLPQVLLTLGAGMVLPGSVAGAVIPNPTRAGLAAGFIGFAQMAGATLSGLLLSALQNDSALPMIGLNVTFAVAAFGLFRLARAHQARAVALATD, encoded by the coding sequence ATGGACGCCACCCGCCGCTCCGGCCTGCTGCTGGCCCTGCTCATCGTGCTCTGCGGCCTGGGCGAGATGTCCACCCAACTGCTGCTGCCCAGCCTCGCCGCCATCGAGCATGGCTTGGCGGCAGCGCCCGGCTCGTCCCTGGTGGCGCTCTCGGTGTTCGTCGGCGCCTTCGGCGTGGGCCAACTGTTCTTCGGCCCGCTGTCGGACCGCATCGGGCGCAAGCCGGTGCTGCTGGCCGGCGTCGCCACCTATGTGCTGGCCTCGCTGTGGATGGCCTTCGCCCACTCCATGCCGGAGTTCATCGCCGGCCGCGCCCTGCAGGGCCTCGGCGCCTGCGCGGCGCTGGTGGTGGCCCGGGCCATCGTGCGCGACGTGTGGCGCGAGAAGGCCGGCCCGATCATGGCCCTCACCGTGATCGGCATGCTCTGCACCATCATGCTGTCACCGGTCATCGGCGGTCTGATCGCCGCCAAGGCCGGCTCCTGGCGTGCGGTGGTGGTGGCCACGGTGATCATCGGCATCCTCGCCCTGCTCGCCTGCACCCTGCTCTACCGGGAGAGCAACCAGGCCCGCGACCCGCTCGCCGGGCGCCTGGCCACACTCGCCGGCAACTACCGCGCCCTGCTCAAGGGCGCCGAAGTGCGCGCCTTCTCCTTCGCCATCGCCGGCACCTACGGCGCCATGTTCTGCGTGATCGCCGGCTCCTCGCGGGTGTTCGTCGGCCAGCTCGGCCTGAGCCCCACCCAGTACGGACTGGTCTTCGGCGGCATCGTTTCGGGCTTGATCGCCGGGGCCATCCTCAGCAACCGTCTCATCATGAAATGGGGCCCGGCGCGCCTGGTGGGCGTGGGCACGGCACTGGTGGCCGGCGGTGCCTTGCTCACCCTCGCCATCCTGCTCGCCGCCGGCCCATCGGTGCCGGGCCTGCTGCTGCCGCAGGTGCTGCTCACCCTCGGCGCCGGCATGGTGCTGCCCGGCTCGGTGGCCGGCGCGGTGATCCCCAACCCGACCCGCGCGGGGCTCGCCGCCGGCTTCATCGGCTTCGCCCAGATGGCCGGTGCCACGCTCTCAGGCCTCCTGCTCAGCGCCCTGCAGAACGACAGCGCGCTGCCGATGATCGGCCTCAACGTCACCTTCGCCGTCGCCGCTTTCGGCCTGTTCCGCCTCGCCCGGGCGCACCAGGCACGCGCGGTGGCGCTGGCGACGGACTGA
- a CDS encoding glutathione S-transferase, with protein sequence MKLIYAGASPFARKVRVLALEAGLAAGIEMLDTAVLPIKENAEVNRANPLGKIPVLLTAEGEALFDSRVICEYLDALQSGDAFFPHGSERWTCLTRAALADGLMDAALLVRYEGAIRPEALQWQEWKDGQLGKIHRALQALEAIADQLQGPVDIAQIAVGCALGYLDFRFADLGWRNGHPGLERFFAAFSERESMKATVPA encoded by the coding sequence ATGAAACTGATCTATGCCGGAGCGTCGCCTTTCGCCCGCAAGGTCCGGGTGCTGGCCCTGGAGGCCGGGCTCGCTGCGGGCATCGAGATGCTCGACACCGCCGTACTGCCGATCAAGGAAAACGCCGAGGTCAACCGCGCCAACCCGCTGGGCAAGATCCCGGTGCTGCTCACCGCCGAGGGCGAGGCGCTGTTCGACAGCCGCGTCATCTGCGAATACCTCGATGCCCTGCAGAGCGGCGACGCCTTCTTTCCCCATGGCAGCGAGCGCTGGACCTGCCTGACCCGCGCGGCCCTGGCCGACGGCCTGATGGATGCGGCGCTGCTGGTGCGCTACGAGGGCGCCATCCGCCCCGAGGCGTTGCAGTGGCAGGAGTGGAAGGACGGCCAGCTGGGCAAGATCCACCGCGCGCTGCAGGCCCTGGAAGCCATCGCCGACCAGCTCCAGGGCCCGGTGGACATCGCCCAGATCGCCGTGGGCTGCGCCCTCGGCTACCTCGACTTCCGCTTCGCCGACCTGGGCTGGCGCAATGGCCACCCGGGGCTGGAACGCTTCTTCGCCGCCTTCTCCGAGCGTGAATCGATGAAGGCGACGGTGCCGGCCTGA
- a CDS encoding MarR family winged helix-turn-helix transcriptional regulator, whose product MVIDRKIKLDSADIRRLDDLDVALELLHFGFRGLTVDADAYLETLGLSRVHHRILYAIRRVDGINVGELAALLGVSKQALHRPLTHLFERALVTQQRDPEQHRYKRLSLSTEGHDVEHRATDLERRVIRAALDTTDTDGRIAWHSVMQSLAARLD is encoded by the coding sequence ATGGTCATCGACAGGAAAATCAAACTGGACTCCGCCGACATCAGACGCCTGGACGATCTGGATGTCGCGCTGGAGTTGCTGCACTTCGGCTTCCGCGGCCTCACCGTGGACGCCGACGCCTACCTGGAAACTCTCGGCCTGTCGCGCGTGCACCATCGCATCCTCTACGCCATCCGGCGCGTCGACGGCATCAACGTCGGCGAACTGGCCGCCCTCCTCGGCGTCAGCAAGCAGGCGCTGCACCGCCCGCTGACCCACCTCTTCGAACGCGCCCTGGTGACCCAGCAGCGCGACCCGGAACAGCACCGCTACAAGCGCCTCTCCCTCAGCACGGAAGGCCATGACGTGGAGCACCGCGCCACTGACCTGGAGCGCCGGGTCATCCGCGCCGCACTGGACACCACCGACACGGACGGCCGGATCGCCTGGCACTCGGTCATGCAATCCCTGGCCGCCCGTCTCGACTGA
- a CDS encoding zinc-dependent alcohol dehydrogenase, with protein MRELIVKGAGRLAWEEAPSPVLDSPLAALVRPIASASCDLDRRLVAGLTPFKPPFALGHECVAEVLEVGAQVTTVKRGDLVSVPWKIACGTCRQCLAGRSTACTGVARHAAYGVPAGGHWGGLFSEVVRVPFADAMLVVLPPGLDPVAVASASDNLTDAWVATSRPLATREEAKVLVVGGTESLGILAVQMARAAGAAEVDYLDGDGYRDDLAVRSGATLRNGGDGALNERYDLVVSATRDPQALRTGLLALAPGGHCSCIGIIFEDPAIPLFGMYMRDVTLSVGACSVRPHIPRVLELVEQGHCDPLLVSPSVVPWEEATEALIQPLAKCIVVRERITSAG; from the coding sequence ATGCGCGAACTCATCGTCAAGGGCGCGGGGCGCCTGGCCTGGGAGGAGGCACCGTCGCCGGTGCTGGATTCGCCGCTGGCGGCGCTGGTACGGCCCATTGCCTCGGCCTCCTGCGACCTCGATCGGCGCCTGGTGGCCGGGCTGACGCCGTTCAAGCCGCCCTTCGCCCTGGGCCACGAGTGCGTGGCCGAGGTGCTGGAAGTGGGCGCACAGGTGACCACGGTGAAGCGCGGCGACCTGGTCTCGGTGCCCTGGAAGATCGCCTGCGGCACCTGCCGCCAATGCCTGGCGGGGCGCAGCACGGCCTGCACCGGTGTCGCCCGCCACGCGGCCTATGGCGTGCCGGCCGGCGGCCACTGGGGCGGGTTGTTCTCCGAGGTGGTGCGGGTGCCCTTCGCCGACGCCATGCTGGTGGTGCTGCCGCCGGGGCTGGACCCGGTGGCCGTGGCCAGCGCCAGCGACAACCTCACCGATGCCTGGGTGGCCACCAGCCGCCCGCTGGCGACGCGGGAGGAGGCGAAGGTACTGGTGGTGGGCGGCACCGAGAGCCTGGGCATTCTCGCGGTGCAGATGGCCCGCGCCGCCGGAGCCGCCGAGGTGGATTACCTGGATGGCGACGGCTACCGCGATGACCTCGCCGTGCGCAGCGGCGCCACCTTGCGCAACGGCGGCGACGGCGCGCTGAACGAGCGCTATGACCTGGTGGTGTCCGCCACCCGCGACCCGCAGGCCCTGCGCACCGGCCTGCTGGCGCTGGCGCCGGGCGGGCACTGCTCGTGCATCGGCATCATCTTCGAGGACCCGGCCATCCCGCTGTTTGGCATGTACATGCGCGACGTCACCCTCTCGGTGGGCGCCTGCAGCGTGCGGCCGCACATCCCCAGGGTGCTGGAGCTGGTGGAGCAGGGGCATTGCGACCCGCTGCTGGTGAGCCCCAGCGTGGTGCCCTGGGAGGAGGCGACCGAGGCATTGATCCAGCCGCTGGCCAAGTGCATCGTGGTGCGCGAGCGCATCACCTCGGCGGGCTGA
- a CDS encoding PaaI family thioesterase: MTDTPNRTLPSGLQLLQAVIAGKLPAPAIGDTMAMKVVGVEPGRVFIEARPDARHLNPANAVHGGFAATCLDGAAALALFSTLAADTPYSTVDLGVKYLRPLKVGELYSVEGWLVERTRSLAVCDAHIRDAAGKLCARATTTFNVRD, encoded by the coding sequence ATGACCGATACCCCCAACAGAACCCTGCCTTCGGGCCTGCAACTCCTCCAGGCGGTGATCGCCGGCAAGCTGCCCGCACCCGCCATCGGCGACACCATGGCGATGAAGGTGGTGGGCGTGGAGCCCGGGCGCGTCTTCATCGAGGCGCGGCCGGATGCCCGCCACCTCAACCCGGCCAACGCGGTGCACGGCGGTTTCGCCGCCACCTGCCTGGATGGCGCGGCGGCCCTGGCGCTGTTCTCCACTCTGGCCGCCGACACGCCCTATTCGACGGTGGACCTGGGCGTGAAGTACCTGCGCCCGCTCAAGGTCGGCGAGCTGTACAGCGTCGAGGGCTGGCTGGTGGAGCGCACCCGCAGCCTGGCGGTGTGCGACGCCCATATCCGCGACGCGGCCGGCAAGCTCTGCGCCCGCGCCACCACCACCTTCAACGTGCGGGACTGA
- a CDS encoding TonB-dependent receptor, protein MSRTFSSNAPASAALGLLALSISLALHAEDGALALPTTAVTGQADDAPISLDTPLPAGSRLGLSALETPASTSSISGEEVRGRNNATVQDAVTRSPGISNIGTPGNGGTALSARGFTGHASVMQLYDGTRFYTGMGTVTFPTDPWMVERIDVIRGPASVLYGEGATGAVINVVPKKPFEGEIRNRLRLGYGSDDRQQMALDSGGSLTDTLSYRLNLNRETSHGWIDRGDSKNLGLSAALRWQARDDLAFTLAHDQGDLTPMNYFGTPLIDGHLRDSLKEKNYNLHNAEQHYNDQWTRLVTDWTLADGISASNQLYHIKSRRYWRNAEAYNWDAGLGQLERAENLRIKHEQEQIGDRQTFTFDHSLFGLSSRTLVGAEFNRIRFNLLNNSPYIDVGGDYVDPWNPTPGYYQSASAYGPHSRSETRTVALFAENRTQFDERWSLVTGIRRDQNHIDRDDLRANTRSDSSLSGGNWRAGLVFAATPQLSFYGQYSTSEDGVSNLITLSPTQQKMDLTESKQTEFGLKQQFWDGRGEWTLAAYHIVKKKLLSRESVTRPTQQIGQQSSDGLEATLELALEQGWHVSANAAVVRAEYDDFNESAGGQLISRSGNRPTDVPRRTANLWLSKQLGRDLDAGLGARYVDARYADAANTVKVPGYTVLDANLGWQVLPDTRLGLELNNLLDRRYAVTQQNGGQQWLLGQPRSFFVTADYSF, encoded by the coding sequence ATGTCCCGCACCTTCAGCTCCAACGCTCCGGCAAGCGCCGCCCTCGGCCTGCTCGCGCTCTCTATCTCCCTCGCCCTGCACGCCGAAGACGGCGCCCTGGCCCTGCCCACCACCGCCGTCACCGGCCAGGCGGACGACGCCCCCATCAGCCTCGACACGCCGCTGCCCGCCGGCTCGCGCCTGGGCCTCTCCGCCCTGGAGACCCCGGCCAGCACCAGCAGCATCAGCGGCGAAGAGGTGCGCGGGCGCAACAACGCCACCGTGCAGGACGCCGTGACCCGCTCCCCCGGCATCAGCAACATCGGCACCCCCGGCAACGGCGGCACCGCGCTCTCGGCCCGGGGCTTCACCGGCCACGCCTCGGTGATGCAACTCTACGACGGCACGCGCTTCTACACCGGCATGGGCACCGTCACCTTCCCCACCGACCCGTGGATGGTCGAGCGCATCGACGTGATCCGTGGCCCGGCCTCGGTACTCTACGGCGAAGGCGCCACCGGCGCGGTGATCAACGTGGTGCCGAAGAAGCCCTTCGAGGGCGAGATCCGCAACCGCCTGCGCCTGGGCTACGGCTCCGACGACCGCCAGCAGATGGCACTGGACAGCGGCGGCTCGCTCACCGACACCCTCAGCTACCGCCTCAACCTCAACCGCGAAACCAGCCACGGCTGGATCGACCGTGGCGACTCGAAGAACCTCGGCCTCAGCGCCGCCCTGCGCTGGCAGGCCCGCGACGACCTGGCGTTCACCCTGGCCCATGACCAGGGCGACCTCACGCCGATGAACTACTTCGGCACGCCGCTGATCGACGGCCACCTACGCGACAGCCTGAAGGAGAAGAACTACAACCTGCACAACGCCGAGCAGCACTACAACGACCAGTGGACCCGGCTCGTCACCGACTGGACCCTGGCCGACGGCATCAGCGCCAGCAACCAGCTCTACCACATCAAGAGCCGCCGCTACTGGCGCAACGCCGAGGCCTACAACTGGGACGCCGGCCTGGGCCAGCTGGAGCGCGCCGAGAACCTGCGCATCAAGCACGAGCAGGAGCAGATCGGCGACCGCCAGACCTTCACCTTCGACCACTCGCTGTTCGGCCTCAGCAGCCGCACCCTGGTGGGCGCCGAGTTCAACCGCATCCGCTTCAACCTGCTGAACAACTCGCCCTACATCGATGTGGGCGGCGACTACGTCGACCCGTGGAACCCAACGCCCGGCTACTACCAGAGCGCCTCGGCCTACGGCCCGCACTCGCGCAGCGAAACCCGCACCGTCGCCCTGTTCGCCGAGAACCGCACCCAGTTCGACGAGCGCTGGTCCCTGGTCACCGGCATCCGCCGCGACCAGAACCACATCGACCGCGACGACCTGCGCGCCAACACCCGCAGCGACAGCAGCCTCTCCGGCGGCAACTGGCGCGCCGGCCTGGTGTTCGCCGCCACGCCGCAGTTGTCCTTCTACGGCCAGTACTCCACCAGCGAGGACGGGGTGAGCAACCTCATCACCCTCAGCCCCACCCAGCAGAAGATGGACCTCACCGAGTCCAAGCAGACCGAGTTCGGCCTCAAGCAGCAGTTCTGGGACGGGCGCGGCGAATGGACCCTGGCCGCCTACCACATCGTCAAGAAGAAACTGCTCTCCCGCGAGTCGGTGACCCGGCCCACCCAGCAGATCGGCCAGCAATCCTCCGATGGCCTGGAAGCCACCCTGGAGCTGGCGCTGGAGCAGGGCTGGCACGTTTCGGCCAACGCCGCCGTGGTGCGCGCCGAGTACGACGACTTCAACGAGTCCGCCGGTGGCCAGCTGATCTCCCGTTCCGGCAACCGCCCCACCGACGTGCCGCGACGCACCGCCAACCTGTGGCTGAGCAAGCAGCTGGGCCGTGACCTGGACGCCGGCCTCGGCGCGCGCTACGTCGACGCCCGTTACGCCGACGCGGCCAACACCGTGAAGGTGCCGGGCTACACCGTGCTCGACGCCAACCTCGGCTGGCAGGTGCTGCCCGACACGCGCCTGGGCCTGGAGCTGAACAACCTGCTGGACCGCCGCTACGCCGTCACCCAGCAGAACGGTGGCCAGCAATGGCTGCTGGGCCAGCCGCGGTCGTTCTTCGTCACCGCCGACTACAGCTTCTGA
- a CDS encoding ABC transporter ATP-binding protein, translated as MPSLNISDLAWAPDGRPRWLLQGIDLQVRAGEFVGLIGPNGSGKTSLLRCAYRADRPAFGWVALDGDDLWRRSPRWSAQRIAVVLQEFPQDFGLAVAEVVAMGRSPHKGLFDGDDAEDARIVDEALAAVGMAGLREQAFARLSGGEKQRVLLARALAQRPGLLLLDEPTNHLDPRYQLELLQQLRELRLSTLASFHDLNLAAAFCDRLYVLDQGRVVASGTPTDVLTAELLQQVFGVHALVDRHPLADHPRITWITP; from the coding sequence ATGCCATCACTGAACATCAGCGACCTCGCCTGGGCACCCGACGGCCGCCCGCGCTGGCTTCTGCAGGGCATCGACCTGCAGGTGCGCGCGGGCGAGTTCGTCGGCCTCATCGGCCCCAACGGCAGCGGCAAGACCAGCCTGTTGCGCTGCGCCTACCGCGCCGACCGCCCGGCCTTCGGCTGGGTGGCCCTGGACGGCGACGACCTCTGGCGACGCAGCCCGCGCTGGAGCGCGCAACGCATCGCCGTGGTGCTGCAGGAGTTCCCCCAGGACTTCGGCCTGGCCGTGGCCGAGGTGGTAGCCATGGGCCGCTCGCCGCACAAGGGCCTGTTCGACGGCGACGATGCCGAGGACGCGCGCATCGTCGACGAAGCCCTCGCGGCGGTGGGCATGGCCGGGCTTCGCGAGCAGGCCTTCGCCCGCCTCTCCGGCGGCGAGAAGCAGCGCGTGCTGCTGGCCCGCGCCCTGGCCCAACGCCCCGGCCTGCTGCTGCTCGACGAGCCCACCAACCACCTCGACCCGCGCTACCAGCTGGAGCTGCTGCAGCAGCTGCGCGAGCTGCGCCTGAGCACCCTGGCCAGCTTCCACGACCTCAACCTGGCGGCGGCCTTCTGCGACCGCCTCTACGTACTGGACCAAGGCCGCGTGGTGGCCAGCGGCACCCCCACCGACGTGCTCACCGCCGAGCTGCTGCAACAGGTGTTCGGCGTGCACGCCCTGGTGGACCGCCACCCCCTCGCCGACCACCCGCGCATCACCTGGATCACCCCATGA
- a CDS encoding FecCD family ABC transporter permease: protein MSPVRTPGAYRLLLLGLAVALALSCIVALGFGPAAVPQAHVWGILAERLGMSAAGDWSRGQEHIVWLIRAPRVLLGALVGAGLALVGGALQAATRNPLADPHLLGVSSGAALGAVLVLLYLGEFIGVLSLPLAAFVGALGSTLLVLAIASRHGRLESDRLLLAGVAVSFLCMALVNLLLFLGDHHAASSVVFWMLGGLGAARWELLWPPALCLALGLLVLLAQARGLNALMAGEQTAVSLGFSARRVRLQVFVCASLLTGVLVALSGAIGFVGLMLPHLARRLVGAEHRRLLPVAALLGALFLVWVDVAARTLVAPEDLPIGIATAAIGGLFFIGLLRRR, encoded by the coding sequence ATGAGCCCGGTGCGCACGCCCGGCGCCTACCGCCTGCTGCTGCTCGGCCTGGCCGTGGCGCTGGCGCTCTCCTGCATCGTCGCCCTGGGCTTCGGCCCGGCCGCGGTACCCCAGGCCCACGTCTGGGGCATCCTCGCCGAGCGCCTGGGCATGAGCGCTGCGGGCGACTGGAGCCGTGGCCAGGAACACATCGTCTGGCTGATCCGCGCGCCCCGGGTGCTGCTCGGTGCGCTGGTGGGCGCCGGCCTGGCCCTGGTGGGCGGCGCGTTGCAGGCAGCCACGCGCAACCCGCTGGCCGACCCGCACCTGCTGGGGGTCAGCTCCGGCGCGGCCCTGGGCGCGGTGCTGGTGCTGCTCTACCTGGGCGAGTTCATCGGCGTGCTCAGCCTGCCCCTGGCCGCCTTCGTCGGCGCCCTGGGCAGCACCCTGCTGGTGCTGGCCATCGCCAGCCGCCACGGCCGCCTGGAGAGCGACCGCCTGCTGCTGGCGGGCGTCGCCGTGTCCTTCCTGTGCATGGCGCTGGTCAACCTGCTGCTGTTCCTCGGTGACCACCACGCCGCCAGCTCGGTGGTGTTCTGGATGCTCGGCGGCCTCGGCGCCGCGCGCTGGGAGCTGCTCTGGCCGCCGGCGCTGTGCCTGGCCCTGGGGCTGCTCGTGCTGCTCGCCCAGGCGCGCGGGCTCAACGCCCTGATGGCCGGCGAGCAGACCGCCGTCAGCCTGGGCTTCAGCGCCCGGCGGGTGCGCCTGCAGGTTTTCGTCTGCGCCTCGCTGCTCACCGGGGTGCTGGTGGCCCTCAGCGGCGCCATCGGCTTCGTCGGCCTGATGCTGCCGCACCTGGCCCGGCGCCTGGTGGGCGCCGAGCACCGCCGCCTGCTGCCGGTCGCCGCCCTGCTCGGCGCGCTGTTCCTGGTCTGGGTCGACGTCGCCGCCCGCACCCTGGTCGCCCCCGAGGACCTGCCCATCGGCATCGCCACCGCAGCCATCGGCGGGCTGTTCTTCATTGGCCTGCTGCGTCGGCGTTGA
- a CDS encoding VRR-NUC domain-containing protein has translation MPSALDDPFYYLNNFQAVLDWIGARYDDLLDDEERGFIAAFAGLPKASRALLVRMVMRKGTLFRDSKLAYAEIGPTRDAMLPLVAQGWVDAAPSLELAQLFALLRKPEIAACFGTQLGRATLRKADQLALLHPLYPEAQPLEAWYPTLDERIYALQLMALCDRLRLMFFGNLAQDWSEFVLADLGIYQYEKVELDAASRGFRQRADIDFYLHLYQCRERFEAGEAPAEVLADIPPAHDNPWLQSRRARLLFQLGQHCERLGEWALALEIYAGCSYPGARIRRIRVLEKTAEFDEAHRLALDLAAGAHSEEERQHLARILPRLQRKLGLPKAAARKPAPVLRLDLQLPRGEDFVSVEHCVARHLADEPGPVHYVENTLINSLFGLLCWEAIFLPLPGAFFHPFHAAPADLLAADFHARRAEAFAACLAQLDGDAWQATIRRNHAAKYGLQSPFVYWGVLDETLLEQALLCLPAAHLKLWFQRLLLDIKTNRAGLPDLIRFWPGERRYQMIEVKGPGDRLQDNQLRWLDFCAEHQMPVTVCYVQWAETEAALA, from the coding sequence ATGCCCAGCGCCCTCGACGATCCCTTCTACTACCTGAACAACTTCCAGGCCGTGCTCGACTGGATCGGCGCCCGCTATGACGACCTGCTGGACGACGAGGAACGCGGCTTCATCGCCGCCTTCGCCGGCCTGCCCAAGGCGTCCCGGGCGCTGCTGGTGCGCATGGTGATGCGCAAGGGCACGCTATTCCGCGATAGCAAGCTGGCGTACGCCGAGATCGGCCCCACCCGCGACGCCATGCTGCCGCTGGTGGCACAAGGCTGGGTGGATGCGGCGCCCAGTCTGGAGCTCGCGCAGCTCTTCGCCCTGCTGCGCAAGCCGGAGATCGCCGCCTGCTTCGGCACGCAACTGGGCCGCGCGACCCTGCGCAAGGCCGACCAGCTCGCCCTGCTGCACCCCCTATACCCCGAGGCGCAGCCCCTGGAGGCCTGGTACCCGACGCTGGACGAGCGCATTTATGCCCTGCAGCTCATGGCCCTGTGCGACCGCCTGCGGCTGATGTTCTTCGGCAACCTGGCCCAGGACTGGTCCGAGTTCGTCCTCGCCGACCTGGGCATCTACCAGTACGAAAAGGTCGAGCTGGACGCCGCCTCCCGGGGCTTCCGCCAGCGCGCCGATATCGATTTCTACCTGCACCTCTACCAGTGCCGCGAACGCTTCGAGGCCGGCGAGGCGCCCGCCGAGGTGCTCGCCGACATTCCCCCAGCCCACGACAACCCCTGGCTGCAGAGCCGCCGCGCGCGCCTGTTGTTCCAGCTCGGCCAGCACTGCGAACGCCTGGGCGAATGGGCGCTGGCCCTGGAGATCTACGCCGGGTGCAGCTACCCCGGTGCGCGCATCCGCCGTATCCGCGTGCTGGAGAAGACCGCCGAATTCGACGAGGCTCACCGCCTCGCCCTGGACCTGGCCGCCGGCGCCCACAGTGAGGAAGAACGCCAGCACCTGGCGCGCATCCTGCCGCGCCTGCAGCGCAAGCTGGGCCTGCCCAAGGCGGCGGCCCGCAAGCCGGCGCCGGTGCTGCGGCTGGACCTGCAGCTGCCCCGGGGCGAGGACTTCGTCTCGGTGGAGCACTGCGTCGCCCGGCACCTGGCGGACGAGCCGGGCCCGGTGCATTACGTCGAGAACACCCTGATCAACTCGCTGTTCGGCCTGCTGTGCTGGGAGGCGATCTTCCTGCCGCTGCCGGGCGCCTTCTTCCACCCCTTCCACGCCGCACCGGCGGACCTGCTGGCGGCGGACTTCCACGCCCGCCGCGCCGAGGCCTTCGCCGCCTGCCTGGCGCAGTTGGATGGCGACGCCTGGCAGGCCACCATCCGCCGCAACCACGCGGCCAAGTACGGCCTGCAGTCGCCCTTCGTCTACTGGGGCGTGCTCGATGAAACCCTGCTGGAACAGGCCCTGCTGTGCCTGCCCGCCGCGCACCTGAAGCTGTGGTTCCAGCGCCTGCTGCTGGATATCAAGACCAACCGCGCCGGGCTGCCGGACCTGATCCGCTTCTGGCCCGGGGAGCGGCGCTACCAGATGATCGAGGTGAAGGGCCCCGGCGACCGCCTGCAGGACAACCAGCTGCGCTGGCTGGACTTCTGCGCCGAGCACCAGATGCCGGTCACCGTCTGCTACGTGCAATGGGCCGAAACCGAGGCCGCCCTGGCGTGA